From the genome of Watersipora subatra chromosome 9, tzWatSuba1.1, whole genome shotgun sequence:
AAAATACGCAGGAGGCTAGTAAAAGAAGGAAGATCTCAGTTTCCAGATTTCACATTTGTGACTACAGACAGTGGGCCTCTACAAATGGAACACTTGTTCAAAAACACTCAAATTTTTCAGAGAAGGGCTGATCATCACTTAAATACTTGGACCGAGTCTAAAAATTGCACATGTCAGCTGATCGTTACGGCTATTGACAAATCCACTCCAACTTTACATAAGAGAAAGGCCTACCTGCTGACTGCAGGGCATCTACTTTTAGGTAGCAGCCAGTGCTATCGTCTAAAAGTTAACTTACGCGCGCATGCGGAGACCATGGCAACAGTACGACAAGAAGTTACTTCCCAGCTTTTCAATACGGATTACAAAGTCCGTGTTTTAGACAGTAACTACTTGGTCAACCTATACACTAGCCTAGAACAGCGTGTAATGATTGCATACCGGGTGTACTATGATAATAGGAGTTGCATCCCCGACCGTGCCCAAAGTAGACGAAGCCAACAAAACAATAACATCGCCCCACATGTTTTTGCTAATGACTTGGCTGTGTTTCCTATATGTGTCGATGAAATGCTAAAACTGAGTGCCGAGTTGAAAGGTGATATGAATTTTCATTTTGATGGCATACTTGATGTTAGGCCTAATGATGCTATTACTGACCTTTATGGATCCGAAGTGTTTCTTGGAGAAAGAAGATGTCGTATCAACCCACCCTATGAGATGGTTGATAACACGACAGGACAAACATACGCAAAATATCTGGACTTTAGCTACTCTACAGAAGGGTAAACAGGTTATCGTGTGGATAGTAATACACATGTTTTGAAATTCTAGCAAAATGCTTCTATAactattttattaattgttgCTGTCTATAAGCTAGATTTCTAATTTGCAACCTCATTTATGATAGCTTCGTTAAAACGAAACAGTATTAACAAatgatataaatgtaaatactaTAAAATAATCCAAAGTGTTCTTATGTAACAAATCTTATTTTTTTGCACAGTGAGCGTCTAGAACCTGGAGAAAGTGGCTCAATCCTTCATTTCAAGCTTGAAGAGAAGAGGATTGCTGTCGCTATGGTTGTGGCAAGGACAGTTGGCTGTGACAACCGATACCAGGCAGTTTTACTAGGACCTGCTCTGCGAGAAATTGAATTAGA
Proteins encoded in this window:
- the LOC137404481 gene encoding uncharacterized protein, whose product is MSDYFYKISTKSTVVKSNRPMESYRKDTVALTRRGSPLELEQLQLLQLDDHPYQQTFHRPYRIKDIVGSLRSSIVGKTYQPIPDEIRKIVLRLCDENRITDAVWTQSPSNWKEICIYGSGVTKIRRRLVKEGRSQFPDFTFVTTDSGPLQMEHLFKNTQIFQRRADHHLNTWTESKNCTCQLIVTAIDKSTPTLHKRKAYLLTAGHLLLGSSQCYRLKVNLRAHAETMATVRQEVTSQLFNTDYKVRVLDSNYLVNLYTSLEQRVMIAYRVYYDNRSCIPDRAQSRRSQQNNNIAPHVFANDLAVFPICVDEMLKLSAELKGDMNFHFDGILDVRPNDAITDLYGSEVFLGERRCRINPPYEMVDNTTGQTYAKYLDFSYSTEGERLEPGESGSILHFKLEEKRIAVAMVVARTVGCDNRYQAVLLGPALREIELDYPHHVADFQPFEFQTDP